One region of Wyeomyia smithii strain HCP4-BCI-WySm-NY-G18 chromosome 3, ASM2978416v1, whole genome shotgun sequence genomic DNA includes:
- the LOC129726693 gene encoding uncharacterized protein LOC129726693, with translation MKQLKSVCIIQPADVAIFRSLKAAWTKQVRIWQAVNPGRVIRLDEFGGILQRTIEVSFKSETFRNGFRVCGLFPFDENAVDYSKCIAGKANPEPTGPRESEATIAVSQNFLEGIIQQITRVRRDQQSPAQAAQYRELDLDFFTGESKKIVCRLYKAVPQPLDQRVLHDKPSKHGQSHDEEDLRCEQLYDDSLSNNAIQDFSVDIDCYSIELNEKRENLGQIDEKANGDCDQILSFDSFSKEDILIGHCEDAIEHSSPDVESHSSQDVNLNDSKESRSHASVDLGNFTSFDDMLEVVSCDDPETPRKEIDTPENDPLSMSNCSDPETTIKSYLNEPDTPKTNKKFNKQKAHQF, from the exons ATGAAACAGCTGAAGAGTGTGTGTATTATTCAACCTGCTGACGTTGCTATTTTTCGTTCCTTGAAGGCTGCATGGACCAAGCAAGTACGAATTTGGCAGGCTGTGAATCCAG GCAGAGTTATACGATTGGACGAATTTGGAGGAATTTTGCAACGAACAATCGAAGTTTCTTTCAAATCAGAAACTTTCAGGAATGGATTCAGAGTATGTGGGCTATTTCCTTTTGACGAAAACGCTGTCGACTACTCAAAATGTATAGCAGGCAAAGCAAATCCAGAACCGACAGGTCCTCGTGAGTCTGAGGCAACTATTGCTGTTTCCCAAAATTTTCTCGAAGGAATCATTCAGCAGATCACCAGAGTCCGCAGAGATCAGCAGAGTCCAGCGCAAGCTGCTCAATACCGTGAgcttgatttggattttttcactGGAGAATCAAAGAAAATAGTGTGTCGACTGTATAAAGCAGTCCCTCAACCCCTCGATCAACGAGTGCTTCACGACAAACCCAGCAAACATGGTCAGAGTCATGATGAAGAAGATCTCCGCTGTGAACAGCTGTATGACGATTCACTTTCAAACAA TGCGATCCAAGATTTTTCTGTAGATATTGACTGCTACTCAATTGAACTTAATGAGAAACGTGAAAACCTTGGACAGATTGACGAAAAAGCTAACGGCGACTGTGATCAGATTCTTTCTTTTGATTCATTCTCTAAAGAAGACATCTTGATTGGACATTGCGAAGA TGCAATCGAGCATTCTTCTCCCGATGTCGAAAGCCACTCTTCGCAAGATGTCAACCTAAACGATTCGAAAGAATCACGAAGTCATGCATCTGTTGATTTGGGAAATTTTACATCGTTTGATGATATGTTGGAGGTTGTTTCTTGTGATGATCCGGAAACCCCTCGAAAGGAAATAGATACCCCAGAGAACGACCCATTGTCGATGTCCAACTGCAGTGACCCTGAAACGACCATTAAAAGCTACTTGAATGAACCCGATACGCCTAAGACGAACAAGAAGTTTAACAAGCAAAAAGCCCACCAGTTCTGA
- the LOC129726692 gene encoding zinc finger protein 852-like, with translation MEITTSNYLHCCRVCLDNEKSELFLCIYDTHLQEIGVNLQTAFQKTTGISCSKDDRLPSKICQSCQLRLQDAYNFILDSCSNNAILETLKLQAAELTAKPDIESCNIEQIPEVADHSVVIIDSYIESNALSAPEIEYSVTKHTHDTVSGNSEPELSDGERENDATNAVDFILQNFKKARVCPKRQKSEAPPRRHNCEVCGKQFQRKSNLVDHLRLHANVKLFSCNYCDAAFVQAGNLKSHIRKHTLEKPYECEHCGKSYSQSSALKTHVRSHTNTRNYICDICKKGFTNSSDLGKHKMTHSDLRFLQCVLCDNRYFTQKIHLKKHLNSYHASEDFDNLLRRGTLKEGVRIGVSAETSE, from the exons ATGGAAATAACAACGAGTAATTACTTACACTGCTGTCGTGTCTGCTTGGACAATGAAAAAAGCGAATTGTTTTTGTGTATTTACGATACTCATCTGCAGGAGATTGGTGTGAATCTACAAACTGCTTTTCAGAAAACAACAGGAATCTCA TGCTCCAAGGACGATCGTCTGCCATCTAAAATATGTCAAAGTTGCCAACTGAGACTGCAGGATGCCTATAATTTTATTCTGGATAGTTGCAGTAACAACGCGATtttagaaacattaaaattacaaGCTGCTGAACTAACTGCGAAGCCTGATATCGAGTCATGCAATATTGAACAAATTCCGGAGGTAGCTGATCATAGTGTGGTCATAATTGATAGCTATATCGAATCTAATGCATTATCTGCTCCGGAGATAGAATATTCAGTAACAAAACACACGCACGATACGGTGTCAGGAAACAGTGAGCCGGAACTTTCCGACGGAGAAAGAGAAAACGACGCTACCAATGCAGttgattttattttgcaaaattttaaaaaagctCGAGTTTgcccaaaaaggcaaaaatccgAAGCTCCACCCCGAAGGCACAACTGTGAGGTCTGTGGAAAACAGTTTCAACGGAAGTCCAACCTGGTTGATCACTTGCGGCTACACGCTAACGTGAAGCTGTTCTCATGCAACTATTGCGATGCAGCATTTGTGCAAGCGGGAAACCTGAAAAGTCACATCCGGAAGCACACGCTGGAGAAACCTTACGAGTGTGAACATTGTGGGAAAAGTTACAGCCAATCAAGTGCTCTTAAAACTCATGTCAG ATCACACACTAACACACGGAATTACATTTGCGATATATGCAAGAAAGGCTTTACCAATAGCTCCGACTTAGGCAAACATAAGATGACACATTCGGATTTACGGTTTTTGCAGTGTGTTCTATGTGATAACCGATATTTCACTCAGAAGATACATCTGAAGAAACACCTAAATTCGTATCATGCTTCAGAAGACTTCGACAATTTGCTGCGAAGAGGCACTTTAAAAGAAGGCGTACGTATAGGTGTATCGGCTGAGACATCGGAATAG